In Terriglobales bacterium, one genomic interval encodes:
- a CDS encoding alpha/beta hydrolase — MLKEKLFDTGPVKLNYVEGPDSGPPLVLLHGIGHRWQAFLSIIPTLAARWHIYAMDFRGHGRSGRTPGAYRGTDYVVDAVAFLQNVVKDTAVIFGHSLGGIVGMWLASSLGQQVRGLILGDNVLTAQSLAQNEHLLALYGAIRDLAQSGRLLDDLAEALADIRVTLPGKKEAVRWGQFPGMDAALFRFLAQTYSQMDPEVFTALFEGRATDGWDADTMFRQIKCPVMLLQANPALGGSMSDADVRTAISLLPRVTHVRMIDFGHLLHLQRPEPVTRVVVNFLESL; from the coding sequence ATGCTCAAGGAAAAGCTGTTCGACACCGGGCCGGTCAAGCTGAACTACGTGGAAGGACCGGACTCGGGGCCGCCGCTGGTGCTGCTGCACGGCATCGGGCACCGCTGGCAGGCGTTCCTTTCGATCATCCCGACGCTGGCGGCGCGCTGGCATATCTATGCCATGGACTTTCGCGGGCACGGGCGCTCCGGCCGCACTCCCGGAGCCTATCGCGGAACCGATTACGTGGTGGATGCGGTCGCCTTCCTGCAAAACGTCGTGAAAGACACGGCGGTGATCTTCGGTCACTCGCTGGGCGGAATCGTGGGCATGTGGCTGGCTTCCAGCCTGGGCCAGCAGGTACGGGGGCTCATTCTGGGAGACAACGTGCTCACCGCGCAGAGCCTGGCGCAGAACGAACATCTGCTCGCACTCTATGGAGCTATCCGCGACCTGGCGCAGTCCGGCCGGCTGTTGGATGACCTGGCGGAAGCGCTGGCCGACATTCGGGTCACGCTGCCGGGCAAGAAGGAGGCGGTGCGCTGGGGGCAGTTCCCGGGGATGGATGCGGCGTTGTTCCGCTTCCTGGCCCAGACCTACAGCCAGATGGATCCGGAAGTGTTCACGGCGCTGTTCGAAGGCCGCGCCACTGACGGCTGGGACGCCGACACCATGTTCCGCCAGATTAAATGCCCGGTGATGCTGCTGCAGGCGAACCCGGCGCTGGGCGGCAGCATGAGCGATGCCGACGTACGCACCGCAATCAGCCTGCTGCCGCGTGTGACCCACGTGCGCATGATCGACTTCGGGCACCTGCTCCACCTGCAGCGGCCGGAACCGGTGACGCGGGTGGTAGTGAATTTTCTGGAGTCGTTGTAA